One stretch of Terriglobia bacterium DNA includes these proteins:
- a CDS encoding VWA domain-containing protein produces the protein MKWSRWALSLLSLAISGSSVGSPAVGNPCLQRSGQGVRDNYKLKVDVALVTVDATVRDSRGTIVDGLQIPDFAIYDNGVLQEITHLSRDQLPLAVALVVDCSPSISRYLKELRTAALAALALLKPEDQVVLFSLGLCPVRLTNLTSDHGQVVDKIGRLELDTGTNIYDALAVSARYLREAAPDRRHAIILISDDYSEMSHYTAPETLQEMLTASVTLFNIKTLGDNGFVGRAKFSVNGMPLDEAKVLPNTNLTIPGLIERIARETGGTVFNLGSGGKLSQAFETAINNLKLQYTLGFTPLEARGGEGFHQLQVKLSGARPCPGCKVQARSGYYRLASSVSRNAIESTATLFDCEEFKTALENKVISMAASNSYELHAVFFQAATGKETGPDGMPQIRVRLKIDSSSVHFKTVGDLHSVRLRVGIVYADSKGNDLGSENGEINLKLGEGDYAEVKRWGIPFAATVPLKVPKEVLKIVVLDPAAGKVGSKFLKVK, from the coding sequence ATGAAATGGTCTCGATGGGCTTTATCGTTGTTGAGTTTGGCGATTTCTGGCTCATCTGTGGGCAGTCCTGCGGTTGGAAATCCATGCCTTCAGCGCAGCGGCCAGGGAGTTCGAGATAACTATAAACTGAAAGTTGACGTAGCCCTGGTCACTGTCGATGCCACTGTGCGCGACAGCCGGGGCACCATCGTCGACGGACTGCAGATCCCTGATTTCGCGATCTATGATAACGGAGTCCTCCAGGAGATCACCCATCTGTCGCGCGACCAGCTCCCTCTGGCCGTGGCCCTTGTAGTCGATTGCAGCCCGAGCATCAGCCGGTATTTGAAGGAACTGCGTACTGCCGCGCTGGCGGCACTCGCTCTGCTAAAGCCGGAGGACCAGGTCGTACTTTTCTCACTCGGCCTCTGTCCGGTACGGCTCACGAATCTCACCTCGGATCACGGCCAGGTAGTCGACAAAATCGGCAGACTCGAACTCGACACGGGCACGAATATTTATGATGCGCTGGCAGTGTCGGCGCGTTACTTGCGAGAAGCAGCGCCGGATCGACGGCACGCTATTATCCTGATCTCCGATGATTATTCGGAAATGTCGCACTATACCGCGCCGGAAACGTTACAGGAGATGTTGACGGCTTCGGTCACTCTTTTCAACATCAAGACTTTAGGCGATAACGGATTCGTCGGCCGGGCGAAATTTTCTGTAAACGGAATGCCGTTGGACGAGGCAAAGGTCTTGCCAAACACCAATCTCACGATACCAGGCCTCATCGAACGGATTGCAAGGGAAACCGGGGGCACGGTTTTCAATCTGGGGAGCGGCGGCAAGCTGTCCCAAGCGTTCGAAACGGCAATTAACAATCTGAAACTGCAGTATACGCTTGGCTTCACACCGTTGGAGGCCCGCGGTGGTGAGGGTTTTCACCAGTTGCAGGTGAAACTGAGTGGTGCCAGACCGTGTCCCGGCTGCAAGGTGCAAGCCCGCAGCGGTTACTATCGGCTCGCCTCATCTGTCAGCCGGAATGCAATCGAATCGACCGCAACCCTGTTTGACTGCGAGGAATTTAAAACCGCATTGGAAAACAAGGTCATTTCCATGGCAGCCTCCAACTCGTATGAACTGCATGCCGTGTTTTTCCAGGCAGCCACCGGGAAGGAAACCGGCCCTGACGGCATGCCGCAGATACGGGTGCGCTTGAAAATCGATTCCTCCTCCGTTCATTTCAAGACGGTCGGGGACTTGCACTCGGTCCGGCTACGCGTGGGGATCGTCTATGCGGACTCCAAAGGGAATGACCTCGGTTCGGAGAACGGTGAGATCAATCTGAAATTGGGCGAGGGCGATTACGCCGAAGTCAAGCGCTGGGGCATCCCTTTTGCCGCGACGGTTCCTCTCAAGGTTCCGAAGGAGGTCCTCAAGATCGTTGTCTTGGATCCGGCCGCCGGCAAGGTGGGCAGCAAGTTTTTAAAGGTGAAGTAG
- a CDS encoding energy transducer TonB yields the protein MDYFYIVFHDYSPLWSDYILDVRAKKGDVIIRNIKVGALDVKAVEATMKDMTPLKLVGDLNPCFFPADYEHNQSAVLDLSRISIVASCSGKERIHLLPSRDRVDLDRLKKEAPGLAALYDLSNLVQKAAFGEAPIFFNISEKQNGELRRFGESLVPDLLSGKYDMAFLRYCGRKERSNEPFCDPHSARTKLLILNQTDINAPQGSVKLMDAENFHFINYVVPEYPRLAQRARVEQYVSLELWIDPATGKPAKAVVLKGHPMLDESAVNAALQWQFDLSSQKVDQPIRLTLGYLLERWQKR from the coding sequence TTGGATTATTTCTATATCGTATTTCATGATTATTCGCCGCTTTGGTCTGACTACATCCTCGATGTTCGAGCGAAAAAGGGCGACGTAATCATTCGGAACATTAAGGTCGGTGCCCTGGACGTCAAGGCCGTCGAAGCAACAATGAAGGACATGACCCCATTGAAATTGGTGGGCGACCTCAATCCCTGTTTCTTTCCAGCGGACTATGAACACAATCAGTCGGCCGTCCTCGATTTGTCCAGAATTAGTATTGTTGCGAGCTGCAGCGGCAAGGAGAGGATTCACCTTCTGCCGTCTCGAGATAGAGTCGACTTGGACCGTCTCAAAAAGGAAGCGCCAGGACTTGCCGCCCTTTATGATCTATCCAATCTTGTGCAAAAGGCCGCGTTTGGCGAGGCACCCATATTTTTTAATATCTCTGAAAAACAAAATGGCGAGCTGCGGCGCTTTGGCGAATCCCTGGTTCCCGACCTTCTGAGCGGCAAATATGATATGGCTTTTCTTAGATACTGCGGACGGAAGGAGCGCTCGAACGAACCGTTCTGTGATCCACATTCTGCGCGTACAAAGCTTCTGATTCTAAATCAAACAGACATCAATGCGCCCCAAGGATCAGTTAAACTGATGGATGCGGAGAATTTCCATTTCATCAACTATGTGGTGCCAGAGTATCCGAGGTTGGCACAGCGCGCACGAGTTGAGCAATACGTTAGCTTGGAACTATGGATCGATCCCGCGACCGGAAAGCCAGCCAAAGCCGTTGTCCTGAAAGGCCATCCTATGCTCGACGAGAGCGCCGTCAATGCCGCGCTTCAATGGCAATTCGACTTGTCCTCTCAAAAAGTGGATCAACCGATCAGACTTACCCTGGGCTACCTCCTCGAACGCTGGCAAAAACGGTGA
- a CDS encoding immunoglobulin domain-containing protein: MRRLIRPLIVCLVGACFAFLPPVPPVELKMVDRFPADMAKKVNPDTHLQLTFQSAPTLGNSGQIRIYDAADGRLVDLLDVSIPPGPTAPTPAPSAIYTPVPYQYVPGHFTNANTKPGTPSGAAVPTSDKYQLTIIGGFSDAFHFYPVIIHDKTATVYPHNNLMEYGRTFYVKVDPGVLILKDNSFTGIIGKTGWRFTTRESPPSAGSDRFSVSADGTADFNTVQGAMDFIPDYNPKPVTIFVKNGAYEEIVYFRNKANLTIVGEDRDKVMVFYANNEVFNPHPENVRTNEMPGTFPSRRAAFAVDHCRRIHLVNLTIKTTAFGQAEGLLLNGEEIIVSNVNIVGSGDALQSNGSAYFVDSRILGDGDTILGRGPAFFKNCELSSVGPFMWIRNTSDNHGNVFVDCKFQTRGNQKTVIARAPTNGGKNYPYSEAVLINCALEGIDPAGWGPIGGDASSIHYWEYNSTGLNDGKPVDVGLRHPVSRQLIMKKDAAIIARYRDPAYVLGGWNPTMPPVILGQPESVTAKTGQRAVFRIKVAAIPEASYQWLKNGKPISGATKATLTLEKVSLKDAVAYTVVAKNGFGKATSSKAMLKVK, encoded by the coding sequence ATGAGACGATTGATTCGCCCCCTGATAGTATGCCTGGTAGGCGCATGCTTTGCCTTCCTGCCGCCCGTCCCTCCAGTGGAATTGAAGATGGTTGACCGCTTCCCGGCGGATATGGCAAAAAAGGTAAATCCGGACACGCACCTGCAGCTTACCTTCCAGAGTGCGCCCACCTTAGGCAATTCGGGGCAGATCAGAATTTATGACGCGGCAGACGGACGACTGGTCGATCTCCTTGATGTAAGCATTCCGCCGGGGCCGACGGCGCCGACCCCTGCCCCTTCGGCAATCTATACGCCCGTCCCCTATCAATATGTCCCAGGTCACTTTACGAATGCCAATACAAAACCGGGAACTCCTTCGGGCGCTGCGGTCCCGACCTCGGACAAATATCAGCTGACCATCATCGGAGGCTTCAGCGACGCCTTTCATTTTTACCCGGTGATCATCCACGACAAAACAGCAACTGTCTACCCACACAACAATCTCATGGAATATGGCAGAACATTTTACGTGAAGGTGGATCCGGGAGTGCTGATCTTGAAGGACAACAGCTTCACTGGGATCATTGGGAAAACCGGCTGGAGATTCACAACGCGAGAGTCGCCGCCGTCTGCCGGTTCTGACAGATTTTCGGTCAGCGCGGATGGCACCGCGGATTTCAACACCGTGCAGGGCGCCATGGATTTCATTCCGGACTATAATCCCAAACCGGTCACCATCTTCGTCAAGAACGGAGCGTATGAAGAAATTGTATATTTTCGCAACAAGGCCAATCTCACGATCGTCGGTGAAGACCGGGACAAGGTGATGGTTTTTTATGCCAACAACGAAGTTTTCAATCCACATCCCGAGAACGTCAGAACGAATGAGATGCCCGGAACGTTTCCGTCACGCCGAGCAGCCTTTGCGGTGGATCACTGCAGGAGAATTCATCTCGTAAATCTAACGATTAAGACGACCGCGTTCGGCCAGGCTGAAGGCCTGCTTCTGAATGGCGAGGAGATCATCGTCAGCAATGTCAACATCGTCGGCTCGGGTGATGCCCTGCAATCGAACGGCTCGGCCTACTTCGTCGATTCCCGCATTCTGGGTGACGGGGACACCATACTCGGGCGCGGGCCTGCGTTTTTCAAGAACTGCGAGTTGAGTTCCGTGGGCCCCTTCATGTGGATCCGCAACACCTCTGACAACCACGGCAACGTTTTCGTGGACTGCAAATTTCAAACGAGGGGAAACCAAAAAACGGTGATTGCCCGGGCTCCAACCAATGGCGGCAAGAATTATCCCTATAGCGAAGCCGTGTTGATCAATTGCGCACTTGAAGGAATCGATCCCGCCGGCTGGGGACCAATTGGCGGTGATGCGTCGAGTATTCACTATTGGGAATATAACAGCACCGGCTTGAATGATGGAAAACCGGTTGACGTCGGTCTGCGTCACCCGGTTTCGCGGCAGCTGATCATGAAAAAGGATGCCGCGATCATCGCCCGCTACCGGGATCCGGCTTACGTGCTTGGCGGATGGAATCCGACAATGCCTCCGGTGATTCTGGGGCAGCCGGAATCAGTAACGGCAAAAACAGGACAGAGGGCTGTTTTCCGCATCAAAGTAGCGGCTATTCCGGAAGCAAGCTATCAGTGGTTAAAAAATGGCAAACCGATCAGCGGTGCAACGAAGGCAACACTGACCTTGGAGAAGGTAAGCCTCAAAGATGCAGTCGCCTATACGGTTGTCGCAAAGAATGGTTTCGGAAAAGCTACAAGCAGCAAGGCGATGTTAAAGGTGAAGTGA